The segment GATTTGGAGTCGATGCCTCCGTTTCTTGGTTACGTGATGACGACGATCAAAAAGAACAGTCTGGTCGAACAGTTGGCGGTGTCGAGCGATCCGGATGACGGTGGCGAAAATTCGACGTTGTTGGCGACGTGGCGATTCGGAAACGGTCGAGCGACAGCGTTCACGTCCGACGGAGGTCACAAGTGGACTTCGCAGTGGCTGGACACGGGGCAGTACGACAAAATGTTCGTTCAGGCGATTCGCCACTCGATGCGTCCGATCACCGAAAGTGCCAACTTCAGTGTGGCGACGGAACATCGCGACGGCCGCGTTTCGGTGACCGTGACGGCGTTGGACGAAGATGACAACTTCATTAACTTTCTGGACATCGCTGGAACAGGAATCGGTCCGGACGGCAAGTCGATGCCGCTGCAGTTTCAACCCGCAGGCCCTGGTCGTTATGTGGCTGAATCGGCAGCCAATGGCGATGGAAACTTTCTGGCCTCGATCTTCCCCGGTGAAGGCTACGAGCGTTTGACGACGGGCGTCAACATCTCTTACTCGTCGGAGTATTCGGATCGGGAATCGAATCTGGCGTTGATGCAGTCGTTGGCTCAGTACAAACCCCGTGGTGGAAAAGAAGGCGATGTCATAGAGGGCGATTTGAGCAAGTCAGGCTTTGATCAGTTGCTTGAGTACAACAACTTCACACCGACGCTTACCGCGGCGATCAATATCGAAGACATCTGGCCGTTCCTGGTCGTTCTGTGTGGACTCACTTTTGTCGCCGACGTGTTCATCCGACGTGTCGCGGTGACGTTTGAGTGGGTTCCAGCTGCCTGGAGCGTACTGCTGGAGGCGTTTGGGCTGAAGAAAGAACGTCAGGATGCACCGGCGAGCATTTCGCGTTTGCAAAGCCGTAAAGCGGAAATCGAAAAAGACATCGAGTCGCGTCGGGCGGCAACGAAATTCGAAGCCGATCCGGAGATTCAAGTCAGCGGCAAGCAACAGTTGGAGGACGTTTTGGCCAGCGAGATTGCTAAAACTCCGGCTCCTCCGCCGAAGATTGAGCGGAAGGAAAAGGACGAGGAAGAGCAATACACTTCCCGACTGTTGGCAGCGAAAAAGAAGGCCCAAGAGAAACAAAATCGGGGCAAGAAAGACAGCTGAACGCGTTCAGCTGCGACTTCCAACCGACGTCAACGAATTGCCACTTAACCAAGATACGAACGTAACCGACTACTGTTAGGCGAAACCAAAGACATGAATGACGAACTGCACTTTGAACAACAGGCGACCAAATTTCGCGATCGATACACTGCCGTAAAAGACGAAGTCGGCAAAGTGATTGTGGGTCACGACGAAATCGTCCACGGCGTGCTGACTTGCATGATGATCGGCGGGCACTGTTTGCTCGAAGGAGCTCCGGGGCTTGGTAAGACGTTGCTGGTCTCAACTTTGTCCAAAGTCCTGGACCTGGATTTCAACCGAATTCAGTTCACACCTGACCTGATGCCTGCCGACATTCTGGGAACGAACATGGTGGTCGAGAATCCCGATGGCGGGCGATCGTTCCAGTTTCAAAAGGGACCGATTTTCACGCAAATTTGCCTGGCGGACGAAATCAACCGCGCGACTCCAAAGACACAATCGGCGATGCTGGAAACGATGCAGGAAGGAACCGTGACGGCGTCCGGAACGCGCTATGTTTTGAAAAAGCCGTTCTTTGTTTTGGCGACACAGAACCCGATCGAACAGGAAGGAACCTATCCGCTGCCGGAAGCTCAGTTGGACCGATTCCTTTTCAAACTGAACGTCGGTTATTCGAATCGTGAAGAACTTTCGACGATTCTTGATCGGACGACCAAGGGCGAAAAAATTGAGCCGCAGAAGATCATGGGCGGAGAAGAAATCCTTGAGTTGCAGGAGTTGATTCGCAAAGTCATCATCGCAGATCACCTGACGGACTACATTGTCCGACTGACGTTGGCGACTCATGCGGAAGGGCCGCTTGCTGCCGACGTTACCAATCGCTACATCCGCTGGGGTTCGAGTCCTCGTGGTGCTCAGACGATCGTTTTGGCATCGAAGGTACGTGCGTTGTTGGAAGGACGGTTCAACGTCAGCTTCGAAGACGTTCGTCGCGTGTTTTTGCCGGCGCTTCGCCATCGTGTGATTCCAAACTTTGAGGCACAAGCGGAAGGGGTTACTTCGGATCAGGTTTTGCTTGAGCTGCTCGATGCTGTTCCGGAAAAAGAGTAGAGGGAGAGCCAGGGAAGTGGAACGAGTTCGCATCTGAGTCGACGTTGATCTGAATTTCGAATGCGAAACTGGACTCGATACCGAGTCCTCGATGCTCGGTCATAATTCACAGGCAAAATTCGCAATCGAAAACTACACACCGAATCCGAAAACCAAAAAACATGGTCCATACCGCTTCACTCGTCGAAAATGAACCTTTGCTCTCCCCAGCTCTTCTGGGCCAGCTTGAGCGAATGGAACTGATCAGTCGCAAAATCTTTCGGGGACGAATGAAAGGCGAGCGACGTAGCAAGCGAAAAGGTCAATCGGTCGAATTCGCTGACTTTCGAAATTACGTCGCCGGAGACGATTTGCGTTTCATCGACTGGAACCTGTACGCCAGACTCGACAAACTGTTGCTCAAGCTGTTTCTTGAAGAAGAAGACCTGCATTTCTACTCGTTAATTGACGTCAGCGATTCAATGCAGTTCGGCAACCCCAGCAAACTGCATTACGCCAAACAGCTCGCCGCATCGTTGGGCTACATCGGCCTCTGCCGCAGCGATCGAGTCAAAATCGAAGCTCTCGACGGTGCCACGTCCAGCGGTGCACCTGTCTTTCGCGGAAAACGTTCGATGGCCCGAATGTGTGACTATGTGCAGTCACTGCAATCGACGGCGGCGAACGTGACTCTCACGGATGCAGTCAAATCGTTTTGCCTAAGAAATCGCGGCAAGGGAATTTTGGTTCTGATCAGCGACCTGATGGACAAAACTGGATACGAACAGGCCCTGAAATTCCTCGTAGCACAGAACATGGATGTCTACGTGATTCACGTGCTCTCGCAGGAAGAAATTGATCCAGAAATTCTCGGCGACCTGAAGCTGGTCGATTGCGAGGACGGTGACATCGCTGAAATTTCGGTCAGCCAACGACTGATCGACAAATACCGCGCGACACTGGCGACCTTCATTGAACAGGCTCGAGACTTTTGCTCGAAGCGCGGGATCGTTTATACGATGACCAGCACTGAACGTTCGGTTGATCGACTTGTTTCACGCTACTTGCGACATCAAGGATTGGTGAAATGAACTGGAGCTGGATCGACAATGCACTGCCAGCGTGGCAATGGGTTCTGTTGGGGCTCGTTCCCCCGATCATCTTTCTGTTGTACTTCCTCAAGCTGCGACGGACACCGGTTGAAGTCCCCAGTACGTACCTGTGGACCAAGGCACTGGAGGACTTGCATGTAAACAGTCTCTGGCAACGGCTGCGCAACAACCTGCTGATGTATCTTCAGCTGTTGCTGGCGCTGCTACTGTTGCTCAGTTGCCTGCGTCCGGGCTGCAAAGGCACCGAACTGACAGGGGAAAGATTCATCTTCCTGGTGGATCAGTCCGCCAGTATGTCAGCGATCGATACGCCCGAAGGCATCAGTCGACTGGACGTCGCGAAGGACGAAACGATCAAGCTGATTGATCAAATGAAGTCTGGTGATTCCGGCATGGTCATCGCGTTCTCTGACGTGTCACGAACCGTTCAGTCCTACACGACGAATCACACTGCACTCAAAAGCAAAGTTCGCGACATCGAACAAACGCAACGCGGAAGTGACATGATGGAAGCGTTGACGGCAGCTTCCGGTTTGGCAAACCCCGGCCGTACCAGTGACCGTGAATCGAACCGCGACGTCCAGGTGGCTGAAGGGAAACCGGCACGCATGTTCATCCTCAGCGATGGTGCAATCCGTGATGTTCCCGATTTCTTCCTGGGCAATCTTACGCCGGACTACCGGCCAATCGGAGCCGTATCGCCGCCGAACAATGTCGGTATCGTTGCGCTTTCAATCAGCGACCCACTGGAAAACGAAAGTCAGTTGCAATGTTATGCCCGGCTGTTTAACTCCGACGACGAAGACCACACCGTCGACGTCACGTTGAAGGTTGCCGGCGAAGTCTTCGATGCGGAGCAGGACGTTGTCGTTCCGCGAAACAATGCGACAGGACTGGTTTTCGACATGACGAACCTGCTGGATGATCTGGACGAACCGCGGAAAGTCGAACTGTTGATCGAAACGCCAGACGTCTATCTCCAGGACAATACGGCGTGGGCAGTCGTCAATCCGCCGCGCGAGGCCAATGTACTGATCCTTTCGGACAATAATGAGTATCTGGATTTCGTATTGGAAACGAAACGGATTTCAAAACTGGCAAACATATTTAGCGAGCTTCCCGAGTACAAAGATGATCCGAAGTACAAGGAGCAGACAACGCTGGGCTTTTTCGATCTGGTCATTTTCGACCGATGTGCTCCGAAAGAGATGCCGCTGTGCAACGCGGTCTTTTGGGGATCCAAGCCGCCAACAGATGAATGGAAAATCGGCGAGTTGACTGAGCCGACGGCTCTGATCGACACCGACAACTCCCATCCGTTGATGGCCGCTGTGCAGATGGGCAACGTCAGCATTCTCAAGAGCTCGACTGTCGAAGGACCTCGCGGCAGCGTTGATCTGCTCGACGGCGGCGATGGCCCAATCATGGCCGTCGGTGGACGAGGCGGATTTCAGGATTTGGTGATCGGTTTTCCGATGTTGGAAATGAATGATGAGCTGGACGTTTCGGTGAATACTGACTGGATGACGAAGCTCAGCTTTCCGCTGTTCATACAGAACGTTGTCGTTGAACTTGGCAACGGCAAGAATTTCGCGGCAGCCATCGGAGGCAGTCCTGGAGAAATCCTGAACTTCCGGACTTCATTGCCTTTCGAGTCCGTAACGGTCACCTCGCCGGAAGGTCGCAAGTCGAAACTGGCTCCGCGTCCCGACAACACTTTCGTTTTGACCGGCACGAAAGATAGTGGCATCTATTCCATTCAGTCGCCTGACCAGGAAAGTCCAGACTTGCTGTTGCCAATCAACCTGTTCGACCGCAACGAGAGCAATCTAACGGTCCGCGACAAACTGGTGTTGGGTTACGAAGAAGTCACCGGCGAAGCAAAACGCGAGCAGACTCGAAAACAGTACTGGACGTGGTTTTTGCTGGCGGCGTTGGTCGTGTTGATGGTTGAGTGGTACGTGTACAACCGAAGAGTGCTGATTTAGGTTTTGCCGCGACAAACCCTGAATTCCACAATTCTTTCCGGGACCAGCCGACTGGAACTTTTTCTGCGGGAGATTTGCGGGCAGGCAGGTTCTTACGTGAGATGGAGCATTTCACGGAAATGCGATCAACGTACACGGAGCCCCGCAATGCCTAAAACCAATTCGCTGCACCAGCACCTCATAATCGCCGGAACATTCATCGCAATGCTGTTCGGTTCCACCATAGTCAAAATACCATCATCACATGCGGACTCTGTCGACTTCATCGCCGCTGCCGATGGCGACGTTTTAACTTTCGGAGGTGACTCAATCGACACCGTCGATACTCGGCTTCAATTTCAACAGTCTGGCGGGCTGATTCGAAACGTAATCCTTGAATTCGATATCGGCGACTTAAGCCCTAACGCAGTGATCAACTCCGCAAGTTTAAACGTGGTCAAAGATGGGAACCTCGCAAACACCGGCAGCAATCCGGCACCGGTTGAGATTTTCGGATACGTCGGCGACGGAAACATCACTCTCGGCGACTATGATGCACCGGCTTCCTCGTTGGGATCTGGTGAAATCATTTTGGGTTTGTCGAACGGAACCGCTTTGGACTTCACACTCGATACAGTCTTGATTCAGGCGATCGCGGATTCAACCGGTCTGCTAACGCTGCGTCTGGAAACGAACAACTTTGCCACCGTCAACTTTGCTTCGACCGAGACCACCACTGCGTTCGCGCCACCCACGTTGACGCTTGAGATCAGCGCTGTACCTGAACCTTCATCAGCGATTTTAATCGCAGGGTGGCTGGCTGGATTCTGCGCGATTCAGCGACGGAAGTAAGTACGGAATTAGTACGGAGTCGCTCAACCAAACGTCCAGGCAACTTGGACGGGAGCCATTGACCGCGTTCAGAAAGCTATTTGGCAACTAGCTGGTCAACGCGGACTTCACCTTTTTCGTTGGCTTGCCAAATTTTGCCAGACTCGACATCAAGCGCTGTTAGCCATTGATCGCCATAGCAAAAAGTATCGATGACTTTCAGGTGCCCCATATCAAGAATCTCGCCATCGGTTTGAGGCGTGTGGCCGAGGACTGCAATTTTATCATTCATGTGAGGACCCGGCGGGAACTCGTTGACGTGCTGCCAAAACATGACATCGTCCGGTTGCTCGTTCAGCGGAATATAGGGGTCATAGCAGGCGTGGACGAAAAAGTGACTGTCGGTTTCATGGAACCGCAAGCAGTGGCTGAGGAACGTCAAATGATCCTGAGGAATGTTTTGCAAACGCCCACCATAGCTGGCAACGGTAGCCTGTCCTCCGTGCATCAACCAAAAATCAAGATCCTTGCCACCATTTTGAAGGCCCTTGAACATCATGATTTCATGGTTCCCAATCAACGGAACGAGCCGACATCGCGACACCAGATGGATCAGAGTCTCGATGACTTGCGACGATCCCATTCCGCGATCGACATAATCACCGAGAGTAACAATTTTATCGTCACCAGTGACGTCGATTGATTCCAGCAAGCGGTTGAGCGAAATACCGCATCCGTGGATATCACCGATTGCAATCGTCCGGGCCATATGAGAAGGGAAGTTAAGTGAAAAGGTAGCGATGTGGTGTTGGCAAGATTCGGGATTATAGGTCGAGTGGACCAAAATCGACAAGCGAGATTAACGCCCGCGAATTCTATGGGGATCTGACAAATGCAATTTTGGTGCGAATTGTCGCGGCATCCAAACGTTTTTCCAGCGACAAACCGCCAAGCTCGACAGGCTTTGCTCTTGTTAGAACCGGCGCGACATTTGAATTTAGCTGCACAGCCTTGCCTTTGACTCGACAGGCGAGACGAATGTTTCCAAAATAGCGAAACGCAGGTTTTTGGCTGTCACGACCAACGACTGCCTGACCAACAGGCCGGTCTGACTCTTCTTCGACCTGAGGTTTCAAAATTTCCAAAAAATTCCTGTCAGTGATCGACAGTTCCGTTGCTTTGGTTGTCGACAGCGTGGCTCGGAAAGTGATTTGCATGGCGACATGATGTCGCGAAGAATTGGAAACGGTTGTTTCATCGAACGTGATCGGGCGGCCGTTTGAAGCGATCTGCAGGTTTTCACAAACGGCACCCGAAAGTCGGTCGCACAGCAAACTCACTAGCTCCGTCTGAAATTCAAGCGGGGCTGCAAATTCAGAATCCTGCACGCCGGAAGTATCGGGTTCTCCCTCGACCGGTGCTTCGGTTGGCCCAGTCAACTCGTCGGAGGCTTGAGTCAAGGAACTGGTTTCAGAAGAGCTTACCGACTCGAGTTCGGCGATGGACTTTCGAAAACGAGCTTCGTCAGCGTCGTCCAACTTCTCTGCTCGCACCAGCCAATCGACGATCGTTTCATCTGCGAGGCCCAGCGAATATTTGATTTCGACATCCTGACCGCGAACGATGACGTCAATGGATCGCTCGATGTGGCCTGTTTCGAACTCGTGCGCATCCGCCAACGTGACCCACGATATGGACAAAATGATCGCGATCACGATCCGGTGAAAAAGTTTAGCGTGCATGATTTTCATTATCGTACCGTTGTGACGAAAAGTCACCCGTTTTCCTCTGGCAGCGGGCAGTTATCATAGGGATAGTTCGCGGCATGCCTGTCGCTTCCTCACTCAGTTGATTCGGACCAGACTAATGGACGCCAAAGAAACTCTCGATCGCGAATTCCTGGAAATACGTTCAAGGATTCTGGATGTTGCTTCCGCCATGGATCGAATCCAAAGAGCCGATGGCGATGTCGCCGACGACCCACGTATGCAAAAATTGAACGAAGCAATCCGAATCGCGATGTCGTCCGATGGCCACCGGGCTGAGAAAGTTCAGTTGCTGTTCTCTCGAGAATACGACGAGCACTGGAAAGAGCAGTTCTCGCTTCCTTCGGCGACATAATTCGGACGTCGAGCATCTCGATTGCATCTTGCTGTTTGCCCACGACCGGGGCAACTCATCCACTACCTGTTGCTGACAGTAGTTCAGCAAACGGCTCACTACCACCATCTGATCCAGAAACTTCCACATGTACTATATCGATCCACACCTTCACATGGTGTCGCGGACAACGGACGATTATGAAACTCTTGCCCGCATGGGATGTGTCGCGATTAGCGAACCGGCGTTTTGGGCCGGGTTTGATCGTGGATCGGTCGACGGGTTCCGGGATTACTTTCGACAACTAACCGAAGTCGAACCCAAACGTGCCGCGCAATTTGGCATCAAACATTTTACGTGGCTGTGCATCAACGCCAAAGAAGCGGAAAACGTTGAGTTGTCACGTGAAGTGTTGGCGATGATTCCGGAGTTTCTCGACTGCGACAACGTCCTCGGAATCGGGGAAATCGGACTGAATCGAAACACTCCCAACGAGGCCACGATCTTTCAGGAGCATGTGCAGTTGGCCGTCGAACACGATCAGCAAATCCTTATTCACACGCCTCACCTCGAAGACAAATTTCAGGGCACGCGAATGATCCTGGATATGCTGGGCGATCACTCTGGCATCGACCGTTCAAGAGTCCTGGTGGATCATGTCGAAGAGCACACGGTCAAAGCCGTTCTTGACGCCGGATTCTGGGCCGGGATGACGTTGTATCCGGTTACCAAGTGCACGCCTGCTCGAGCGGTGGATATCATCGAAATGGTTGGCTCTGAAAGACTGTGCGTGAACTCCGCGGGCGACTGGGGGCCATCGAAGCCGACCGCTGTTCCGGATTTGGTGATGGAGATGCGTCGCCGTGGGCATGCAGAGTCCTTGATTCGAAAGATCGTCTACGAAAACCCTTACACGTTTTTCAGTCAGAGCAAAAAGTTCGAGCTCCGCGATCCCGCCAGCAGAAACGGGTTCGACGTGTGAACGTTTTCCGAATCAGTTTGAGCGTTCTGTTCGGCATCCTGGCGATCGCCGTTTTGACCGACGCCACCACGTTGGCCCAGACTGACAGGAACAGCCCGCCGATCAATTACGAATCAACCAAGCCCGATGACAACGTCGCGCGATTGGCGGAGAAACTGGCAAACAGCGAAGTGGAACTCCAATGGGATGAGAAACATGGCTGGCTACCGTCGTTTCTTGAAGCCCTCGATATACCGTCGACTTCGCAAACGCTTGTGTTCTCCAAGACAAGCCAACAGAATCGAAAGATTCGCCCCAGCTCGCCGCGAGCGATCTACTTCAACGACAACGTCTACCTTGGCTTCGTGCAGCAGGGAGATTTTTTGGAAATCGCAGCGGTCGATCCGAAACAGGGAGCGATTTTCTATACCGTCGATCAGCACAACAGCAAGCAACCAATGATTGCGCGATCGTCCGAACAATGCATGTCCTGTCACGAAAGCCACAAGACTCAGGACGTTCCCGGCTTTCTTGTTCGATCGGTGTACCCCAAGAAGAGCGGCCATCCAGATTTTCGTTTGGGGACCGAGCACACTGACCACACGACTCCGCTACAAAACCGTTTCGGCGGTTGGTATGTGACGGGGCATCACGGCGGTATGCGACATCGCGGAAACGTTTTTGTTGACGAAAGCCAAGAAGGCAACCTCGATCGAGAGTCCGGAGCTAACCTGAATCGGCTTCCATCGGTCGCGCGTCCTGAACTGCACCTCGAACCCACCAGCGATATCGTCGCGTTGATGTTGCTGGAACACCAGACTCAATTCCACAACTTCGTCACTCAGGCTTCGTGGACTGCTCGGCAAGCGTTGCACCAACAGGCGACGATGAACGAACTGTTCGAACGAACCGCGGACTATCGCAGCGACACAACCCAACGGCGACTTGATTCCGCGGCGAGCGAACTGGTCGAGTATCTGTTCTTCGCCAATGAGTTTAAATTGACTTCTCCGGTGAAAGGTCGCTCGGAGTTCGCAGAAAGTTTTATGAGCAAAGGAGTTCGCTGCTCGCAGGGAAGAAGCCTTCGCGATCTGGACTTGCAAACGCGGATGCTAAGGTATCCTTGCAGCTACTTGGTCTATACAGAATCATTCAACGCGTTGCCCAAACCGATTCTTGAGATCGTTAAGGTAAAGATGCTGGCCGTGCTTCGCGAAGAAAACGACAGCGAGACGTTTGCACATCTCGGGGCCCGCGATCGAAAGGCCATTCTGGAGATTCTTGGCGAGACGCATCCATTGTTTCGGGACTGAAAGTCTCGTTGCAACATCGAATTACAAACCTTGTCCGGACTACCGCTTGTAAGTTCTGACTTGAATCGTCCCGAGATTCGACAACGATTCCAAATGCTTATCGGTCAATTCGCCGTTAGAATCGTAGAGACGCAACAATTGCAAAAATAAATGTCTCCGAGTCGTTCGTTTCTGGCTTGCCGTGCTGAATCGCTCTAAAACGCGTATTGCACTGAAAAAGACAGCGTTTTAGTGAGTGCTACCGATGACAGTGCACGCAAACGAAAGTGAAAACTGGTTTATTGGACGTTTTCTGCAAGCAGTAAGCAGTAACCCGGCTTGTCAATTTGTCTCATCGGTCAATAATGCTCGCGATGCTTCGACATTTCGAAGGACTAAGTTTAACAACGCTGCCGCTTACTTTTTGGCAAGTGATGTCGAATGTGAACTGGTTGTCTGATTTTTCGTAACATCACCGATGTGGGAAGCGCCCATCATCGGAACAGTTCGGTTCCACATTTTCTTACGACCCAGTGTCGTAAACGGAACCATCACATTTGAATTTGAGAGATATCTAAAATGGCTGAAGGCACGATCAAGCGACTTACTGACAAGGGCTTTGGATTCATCGACGTAGGAACCAACAAAGACCTGTTCTTTCACTCTTCCAACGTTGAAGGAACCTCTTACGAGCAACTTCGTGAAGGACAGAAAGTTACGTTCAACGAAGGCCGAGGACAAAAAGGTCCTTGCGCTGAAAACGTCACTCCTGTGTAGTGCGTCGAAATAGAAGCCACGGACTGCACATGAATCTCCGATTCAAAATGGGTTGTCCGTGACTCTCTTTGCCAGATTCCTTCGCGTCGGACCGTTTGGTTCACGCGTATGGATCTGATGAACCTCTTGAGTCGCTAATCTTGCGACGGCTATTCTGGCAACAACTACTCTTAAGCCAGACTTCTTATTTCCAC is part of the Mariniblastus fucicola genome and harbors:
- a CDS encoding AAA family ATPase — encoded protein: MNDELHFEQQATKFRDRYTAVKDEVGKVIVGHDEIVHGVLTCMMIGGHCLLEGAPGLGKTLLVSTLSKVLDLDFNRIQFTPDLMPADILGTNMVVENPDGGRSFQFQKGPIFTQICLADEINRATPKTQSAMLETMQEGTVTASGTRYVLKKPFFVLATQNPIEQEGTYPLPEAQLDRFLFKLNVGYSNREELSTILDRTTKGEKIEPQKIMGGEEILELQELIRKVIIADHLTDYIVRLTLATHAEGPLAADVTNRYIRWGSSPRGAQTIVLASKVRALLEGRFNVSFEDVRRVFLPALRHRVIPNFEAQAEGVTSDQVLLELLDAVPEKE
- a CDS encoding DUF58 domain-containing protein, yielding MLSPALLGQLERMELISRKIFRGRMKGERRSKRKGQSVEFADFRNYVAGDDLRFIDWNLYARLDKLLLKLFLEEEDLHFYSLIDVSDSMQFGNPSKLHYAKQLAASLGYIGLCRSDRVKIEALDGATSSGAPVFRGKRSMARMCDYVQSLQSTAANVTLTDAVKSFCLRNRGKGILVLISDLMDKTGYEQALKFLVAQNMDVYVIHVLSQEEIDPEILGDLKLVDCEDGDIAEISVSQRLIDKYRATLATFIEQARDFCSKRGIVYTMTSTERSVDRLVSRYLRHQGLVK
- a CDS encoding vWA domain-containing protein; translated protein: MNWSWIDNALPAWQWVLLGLVPPIIFLLYFLKLRRTPVEVPSTYLWTKALEDLHVNSLWQRLRNNLLMYLQLLLALLLLLSCLRPGCKGTELTGERFIFLVDQSASMSAIDTPEGISRLDVAKDETIKLIDQMKSGDSGMVIAFSDVSRTVQSYTTNHTALKSKVRDIEQTQRGSDMMEALTAASGLANPGRTSDRESNRDVQVAEGKPARMFILSDGAIRDVPDFFLGNLTPDYRPIGAVSPPNNVGIVALSISDPLENESQLQCYARLFNSDDEDHTVDVTLKVAGEVFDAEQDVVVPRNNATGLVFDMTNLLDDLDEPRKVELLIETPDVYLQDNTAWAVVNPPREANVLILSDNNEYLDFVLETKRISKLANIFSELPEYKDDPKYKEQTTLGFFDLVIFDRCAPKEMPLCNAVFWGSKPPTDEWKIGELTEPTALIDTDNSHPLMAAVQMGNVSILKSSTVEGPRGSVDLLDGGDGPIMAVGGRGGFQDLVIGFPMLEMNDELDVSVNTDWMTKLSFPLFIQNVVVELGNGKNFAAAIGGSPGEILNFRTSLPFESVTVTSPEGRKSKLAPRPDNTFVLTGTKDSGIYSIQSPDQESPDLLLPINLFDRNESNLTVRDKLVLGYEEVTGEAKREQTRKQYWTWFLLAALVVLMVEWYVYNRRVLI
- a CDS encoding metallophosphoesterase; amino-acid sequence: MARTIAIGDIHGCGISLNRLLESIDVTGDDKIVTLGDYVDRGMGSSQVIETLIHLVSRCRLVPLIGNHEIMMFKGLQNGGKDLDFWLMHGGQATVASYGGRLQNIPQDHLTFLSHCLRFHETDSHFFVHACYDPYIPLNEQPDDVMFWQHVNEFPPGPHMNDKIAVLGHTPQTDGEILDMGHLKVIDTFCYGDQWLTALDVESGKIWQANEKGEVRVDQLVAK
- a CDS encoding TatD family hydrolase is translated as MYYIDPHLHMVSRTTDDYETLARMGCVAISEPAFWAGFDRGSVDGFRDYFRQLTEVEPKRAAQFGIKHFTWLCINAKEAENVELSREVLAMIPEFLDCDNVLGIGEIGLNRNTPNEATIFQEHVQLAVEHDQQILIHTPHLEDKFQGTRMILDMLGDHSGIDRSRVLVDHVEEHTVKAVLDAGFWAGMTLYPVTKCTPARAVDIIEMVGSERLCVNSAGDWGPSKPTAVPDLVMEMRRRGHAESLIRKIVYENPYTFFSQSKKFELRDPASRNGFDV
- a CDS encoding cold-shock protein; translated protein: MAEGTIKRLTDKGFGFIDVGTNKDLFFHSSNVEGTSYEQLREGQKVTFNEGRGQKGPCAENVTPV